attatgcatagagaaactcgaaagaatgaactcagaaacacaaacatgcgccaccatcacataagcagcactctgggcactcttgtttgggaggtgttcatttgctctgccacaatactttaggatcgatattttcacgttctgaaggcttcaagtgccagtaaaaccaagtaaaaatgcatatgcttttccaaacagctgtaattttcgctgcattgcatgtaggcgttctgcgcatgcgcaatgtgaaacacaggacgctataacaggaagaagctccagcgtatcaactaccaaagtcgtctctgtttatcgagcttggcatgaatgtatttgagagtaactggggtaaaaccttaagctttttctgtgttttcgttgaggcgctcgccgctgttttttaattgagaattcagagatcgacgagacttgaataatttgtcacactgtgcatgcatgaaatgcgttaaaaaatttgacgtatttaacaacaaacaactaattaacgtcgttaacgcgctatttttgacagccctatttaTGAGTTATTGTCTATAACTAAAACTTTATTACCTGCCATGAAtatttgaaagcacttagcttagcccattcattcaatatgggccaatcagagaagctaccaaacacctccacgttttccctatttaaatacagttactcgcgtagtgtaactcgacctaggacggtaacacaaaacaaaacgttgcgcttttctaagcgtgtaaaatggataactatattgtgtggcagaataccatggcaagtgcttgtaagcactttgTCTTGGCACAGTAATAACCTCACTAGAGGGAGCGGGGCcggtgagaggatttttcacCAGTGAAGatatgtgcttttttattttcacagcctcTCTTTCGACTCCTATTGGTCGAAGGGGAAACTGCATGTCCAAATGTTCTTTTCcgtttttaatagattttttttttttttattcaaggagGTCTGTAACCAGCAACATTCGTAATGATGACTGTGGCATGTTTTACAACCTCTCTTTTTACACTTACTTACAGAAAAGAGAATTTAATttccaaaattaactttatttttgtaatagcCTTTTTTTCTTTAgggaaacaaaaatgaaaccagTTTAATTCAAGAAAGTGGACAACTTTCTCAACTTGTAATTCTCTTACTGTTTGAATaaggaacgtctcaggttacaaatgtaacactgcatcctctaggggccGCAATGGGGAACACTttgttgtgacccgtgtctgaagcatacattgaaaaaacaccaactagtTGGCAGGCTACAGCTTCTGACATCACTACCGGTGCGACCATAAAAAGGCACCGTGAGAACATGccattcacttcttcgtctgaagcttgcgtccgatgcatggcagggagctagaggatgcagtgtctcattctCTACTCAGGGAtccatggttacattcataaaCTGAGAGTTTATCATGCTTGTCAGAATCATgccgaacactaagtaccaactctaccattctCATGGGAGTTGCCcttgggacgtttagacggctgtctgtgacagtaccccttacagccaaaggcctaagctacattcCCAACTTAATGGTTAGCCCTCagcatataggattttagaaagaacgcagaatactagcgtgcaaacttaccagagtgtggatttcagaaagtgtgcaaagacttcacataGCATGgaatttcaaatactgttctaaggaggggctatcgtggcactctgatagagcagctcatagatggaatgttgcatctcaaaaccgtatgtttgagagtcatcaactcgatatATTGAAAAAATACTGGAGTGCTCTGGGGAAAAAGCAGAGAGCTCAgcctcatatgagaggagaactcagagctcagagtagcgcgctcataggcaacccttttttggaaaaaagggGAGCGATGctaaattaccacgagaatcatgcaaatagcccctcatgttgagggaagtgatgcttggagtgtataaataaatacacactggctgaatggagcccaaggaaccaaggtctaatcatctcaagaaagggaatgagGTGGAGCATGTAACCATTActatacaggatttcagaaagtgcgcagagaCTTGAGTGCACACTTACAACTTACGTGGATTTTAGGaagtgtgcaaagtgttcacgtgcacactgaccaccatgtggttttgagtgCATAAAGCTTAGCATGCgtacctaaaggttcctaagcatcgcagaggcgctgaatTCTTATAttcagaaacagagagagagagagagagagagataaagattCACTAAATACATGAAAATGCAAGCTCAATATTTTAGTTCCATCTGAGTAACACAATGGCTTAatcctttcgagtcgattaattATGTATTGTGTAAttgcgttatgagtcattttctgctgataaccccaaaaataacttaaattacactttcggttttgatcgtacagataagagcaatacatgaATCAAATCTTTAAAGGGTCTACATTTTCTTGtgtacagacataataacaacaaaactttgagcatgtataaaataaagataacaaacagcctttgtctgtgctgatcttcatttacaagcgcatcattaaaataactataattcagtgaatactcaatgaagagacatcagagatatatctatagaaacttgatatgtctactttaaaactaaacaagtgctgctgaaatcataatataaaattaacaacacaccagtgtttttgttgttgtttgtttgttgtctttggaccaaaatatcatttagtttaagtcatattttagtcatctgactttttttaaagttttagtcaagttttagtcagttttagcaagttggagctaaactctgcaggacacatatttatttgtgctatttatacCATGTTTAAGTATCTTTCAAgcttgtaggtgtccaggtacagaaacagaataatcaaatgtaaaatagcactgtatagtattcactgtaaaaattaaatatacagtcaaaactacatttattcagacacctccaacatttctcacattatcacagtttatttgctatagtttaaaaaatggaaataacGTGACAATAACTCAGAGTTAAACtttgtcagaacaaattcatcttgatatcgtcagataactttgatagaaatgtatgtaaTTGATTACATTCAAACTAAAATTCAGACAACTGTTTGTACAGCTACATACAactgacaatatttacacatctTATATTAACTATCAATAGTTTGTCCACCAATTATCAAGCAATTCTTAACTTTGTTCAGTCTTTTGTGTGAAAATCTTGCattatcaattaaataaataaacatttaagcataacatggtcaggtcaaagtgtctgaataatttttggtcccaattaTTTTAGCAGTTTTGCTGGAAGTACACTGAAGAATTTtagggtataatatgtcacagtttactttattttcctATACTCAGACAATTGAACTATAGTGTTCAGCACCCACTATAAAACAGGTAGCATCGGTTGTCGTATCACCAGTAGTGATGTTAAGTTCGGTTCTTTTCGGCGAACCGGTTCTTTTGTATGAGGTTCAATTTGCGCCAAAATTATGTTGACATGCTGTCTGTCTATGCTATGTGTCGTCTCAACTTACTCCTGTCATCTGTCCTTGCTGTTTGACTGCGTCGTCTTGCATGTCAATGCTGCATGTTTCATGACTATGTGTTTTTTCATTCTGTTGTTACTATGCATCGTTTCCCTCTGTCGTTACTATGTGTCGTCTTCCATGTCTATGCTATGCGTTGTTTCCCTCTGTCAATACTATGTGTCGACATGGAAGACGACACGTACTAGTACGATGTACATTTTAGGATCCTCAGACCTCAGTCATTAAATGAAAAGGCAtcatgcctcagactaaaaggTCATTGGACAAAATGGCATCGCGCCTCTGACTGAAAAGCTTTAGGTCTCAGGAAAAACGAAGTCAGGTGTCAGGTCTCATACAATTAGGCAACACACGAAACTGAATCAGGTGGAGTATCGCGATCTGGCTATATAAGCACGTGTTTGCCAcaggagaatatatatatatatatatatatatatatatatatatatatacatacacagggCCTGAAATTAACACCCGACCACGCGCCAAATGCGGGTGAATTTTGCAATTGGCGGGTAAAACTGTCAATCTACCTGCCACATTGGCGGGTAGCCAATGAGAATTGAGTGATtcattagttattattttttgcgtctgttgttttttttttgtttttttaagtccgCCATTTCGTTGGATTTTAGCTCAAATTGTGCCGGCACATTACTGGGGTAAAGAGGCCAGCTGAAACGAACAACCAACAAAAAGATGAGGATGAGTCAAAGAAAAGTAAAAGACAATGTTTTAATTCAAAGTGGACAATTGGCAACAATGGCAAGGTTCATGAGTGGCTGATTTATGACAGCAGTACAGACGAAATGTACTGCAGTGACTGCCGTATGTATGGCTCAGAGAAAGCGAAGTCAAATCCTTTTGTAATCGGGactaaaaacttaaaattagAAGCAATTAAGGACCACGAGTCATCAAAAAGCCACCTACACACAATAAGTTGCAAAAAGTGCAAAGACTGCACTTCCGGAGGAGACCGCTGCGGTCAAGGCACTGACGTCCATGAAAGCAGCGCAGTTTGAGAGGATGCGACTCTTGTTTCGGAACGTTCACGCGATCGGCAAGAAGATGAGGCCCTTCTCTGACTACGTTTGGATGTGCGAGTAAGTATTAAACTGTTGGTGAGATGGGATGAGATGGGATAAAGCAAAGCTTACGTTGGTTATGGTACAATGACAGTTACACAGATcagatgtgtgtgcgtgcgtatgTTGGGAGTTGGGAACCAGTGAGAAAATGTCCGGTACCCGTAAGTTTaccaataatattaatattaatttagttctgcttataagtaatattaatattaatttagttcTGCTTAATTGTTCCTGAAGGCTGTAATTAACAGTCTCTATGACTAAATCAGCCATCAACACAGCCGTGTGTGATTTGTTTACATATGGGCTACGGTAACTTaggtaactgtgtgtgtgtgtgtgtgtgtgtgtgtgtgtgtgtgtgtgtgtgtgtgtgtgtgtgtacccgtTTTTCTATCCCGGTGGGGACCTCAACCTGAATCCACACAGACTGATGGGGACGCGAGTCGTGTCACAGTGGGGACCTAAATAGAGGTCCCCATGGGTacacaagcttataaatcatacagaatgagtttttttggaaatgtaaaaatgcagaaagttttctgtgatgGGTATGGTTAGTTTAAGGAGATAGAATATATCGTtcgtacagtataaaaactattaagtctatggagagtccccacaaagATAGTGaaccagatgtgtgtgtgtgtgtacgtgcgtgCATGCGCTGACATGCATGTGTTATCAAGCTAACTGTGAATTGTCATTGTTTCTGTAGGGTGATGAACAGAAAGGGTTAGCTGTAAGCCCAAGTCTTCATGCACTACATAGCAGAGGTTGAAAGGAGGAAGGTAAAGGAGGAGATATCTGCCACCAAGTTCATCTCCATAATGGCAGATGGATCCACAGACTGTAGTGTAATGGAAGAGGAGTTGGTCTACACTAGAATGAGCAGAGCAGGAAAAGTCAAGGTGCAGTTTGTGGGGATCCAGGCATTGAAAAAGGCAGATGCAACACATATAACAGATGCAATATGCTCCCAGATGTCTGCAGTCAGTGGTGATGAGGAGGAATGGAAGGAAAAGCTAGTTGCTTGTGGGACAAATGGATCGGCCGTTATGACAGGATCCAAGACAGGAGTTGTCAGCAGGCTTCGTGGGGAAAGGACGTAAATTTTAGGAGATGCTCTTAAGTTCAGCAGTTTCCTGCATGATACGTTGACTCATCTTTGCAACCTGTCAGTGAAATTGCAGCAGTCATGTTTAACAGTAGCTGATGTCCACAGTTGCCTGACTTCCACCCAGGCTGTGATCCTCAAATATAAATACgggtaatataattatattataattatacgatttaataattatatttattactgtttatagttttaaaagtatttttaatctTTGCTTCAGCTTGAAAAGTGGTTTTCTCATTCCTAAAACCTAGTCCAATTTTACCTCCTAATATGTGACCTCCCTCTTGTCATGACTCTGTCCTGACAcacatgtattaaattaatttattctgaTAAAGGCAAAACGCTCTTTAATCACATAGCATGTATCCAATGAACCACTCATTGTGATTTTATTGTAATGATTAAAACTGTAGAGTCTTGATGTACAAATCCTTTtgaaaaaagtaaactaaaaattaaaactttgaCTACAGACCTGGACCGATGCTGAGGAAGGTGTTGGATTCCAACACTTACATGGGTGTTAACCTGAGACATAGTGACACCAGCCACATGATGGCTAACAAAGACAAACTTCTGGACAAGCTGTCCGACTGCATGGACAACAGATTTGGGGATGTGGGGTCTGGAATCCTGAGCGATACAAAGATAGTTAGCTTCCAACAATGGCCTGATCCAGAAAACAGTGCAGGTTAGCATCTCAAAGCAACTTGCAATaacttaatgtattttttttttctaatgccaGAGAGCAGTATGATTTTCTATTATTAAAGAACACAACTTTAAAAATGGTCAAAATGTTAACCTCAAAACAACATACACTTCTACtacaaacttttaaaataatctttttataTAATGTCAGACTTTGGTGATTCAGAAGTGGACAGGCTCACAAGTCACTTCAAGCCGATATTGATCTCTTCTGGAGTTGATGTCGATCTGATTGCAGACCAGTGGACCATCATCAAGTCCTGCCTCTACAAGGAGCCACAGACACTGGAGAAAATCACCTGGGCTGAAGTTAGGATGCTGAGGGAGACATGCCCTGACTTCCTGGACCTTGTGGATCTGGTGTTATGCATGCCTGCATCAACAGCAGACTGTGAGCGTGGGTTTAATGTAATGAAGATGGTGAAGTCTGATTGGCGGTCCAGTCTCAAATGTGAGACACTGTCTGACCTGCTCTTTGTCCATCTGTCCTCCCCCTCAATCAAAGACTTTGACCCTAGCACAGCAGTTTAGATGTGGCATGCCAGCAGCATACGGTCAAGGAGACCAGACCTCATGGAAGATGCAGCTGCAGCAGAGGTGGAGGAAGAGGAGTGCATCTGCCCCTTTTTTGTGGACTCAGATTAGCAGCAGTCAGTATATATGACTATGACATATGAATATGTAGTGTGACACagcaaatcaattaattaaaaagatttaaaaaaattatagtctAAGAGTTAATATTACTTATAATGATTTCGTTAATAACTTGAAATCACTTAAATGTGTAGTCTTACAAGTTAAAGAACAATTTTTGTGTGATCTCTATTTTTCACCTttatgaggcaaaaaaaaaaaatggctggtAAAAAGTTACTCTGGCAGgtggatttttaaatatttaaattatatatatatatatatataatatatatatatatatatatatatatatatatatatatatatatatatatatatatatatatatatataaaaaccatggttatttttcgtaagggttatTTTACtactttgccaaaaaaaaaaaaaaagcttgctgGTTCTGATAAAATATCAGACACTGCTTACCTCCTTTTGCCATCAATCAACCATTATATACTACTTCCTCTGAACGCCgtgcgtgtgacgtcacatggggcAGGGCAACACGATACTCCACCTGAGTCCATTTCGTCTGATGCCTAATTGCATGAGACCTGACACCTGAAGTCGTTTTTTTTCctgagacctgaagcttttcagtcCAAGGCGCGATGCCGTTTTGTCCGATGACTGAAGCATTTTAGTCAGAGGCATGACGCCTATTCATTTAACGACTGAGGTCAACACATAGTAACGATAGAGGGAAACAATGCATAGCATAGACATGGAAGATGACACATATTAACTACTGAGGGAAAGGACGCATAGTAACTACAGAATGAAATAACACATAGTCATGACACATGCAGCATTGACATGCAAGACGACACAGTCAAACAACAAGGACCGATGACAGGAGTAAGTTGAGACGACACGTAGCATAGACAGACGGCATGTCGACATAATTTTGGCACAAATGGAACCTCATACTTTCAGACATTTCGATTCAATAAatcggttgaaaaaaaaaaaagtttcaccagttcttttgtgctcgacgtaatgacgtcattggtggtgattgcccttcattcaagccttcagttttcctgttcggttcagatgcgctgtgtgtcattctgcttcacgctgaataacacatgtgcagtatcagcagctccttggttctcgaatcggacgcgtccgacagaaacggttcatGGAAATGTGTGCGTTGGTGTAGAACGAGGTATGTTGTGTAAAAATCTAAACTTtgcagttttacaaagccttCATGATAATGCACAGTTGTTTATGTTCACTATGTCTGATTCAAGTCCAAGTCAATTCCAAGTCCAAAGGTTTTGAGTCCAAGTCAAGGCCAAGtccaaatgagagagaaaaaaaggatcCTCTTTTTTCACtttgacattatgtctgtggtcaaaaatttaaatgactgatgccttggAGCAGCGCACACACTCGCAAAGCTTGACCGTTAGTAACTACTcatgcatgcattaaccataatgcatacaaagacTTTGCAAGTATGACGtaaattttaggattacaatatttCGTGGACCTACTACTTTCTATGACCtaatctatgttgcatgtaaaaataaaatatgtaatgtaataattaggtttgagcctgaagccgaataccttattcggaatggcatggataatggcttaaaaacaaataacggacaataaataattctgcctgaatactctgctgaagctggcacagtccagagtttgctagataacagcggagccaggggatcagcgcaattTTATACaacagacctctaaagtcatgAGTGTGAAGTGAaggaatgtaaactttatgaatgaaaagagcatAAATCAAACTCCCTCTCCGTGcgtctctcagaaatcagagctttgcaagagtaatttcacctataataatacatcatatacattatattatttgtatatatttaaaaggcaatgatttgaaccttaggctacgatatgattGGTACTGATCTGGTTTGTTCCAGTGATGATACCATACCTTTTGTGGTATTTTCACCGTTGCTGGTGACCATGTTCCaacacttttactttctatgGTAAATTAAACTGTGtctgtgattttaatttaaatgtcatcAAAGTGCCACAAAAAGCAGCACAAATGATTGGTGAGTGATCCAGTCTTCTGAAATAACTGActgctttgtgtgaagaacatctTGGTCAAAGTTAGGTGATTAGAGTTATGGTTAAATTATGACGTTGTACTCTTCCATTGTCCTCAAATAtcattaaagatgtttttttttatttttttatttccattattattataGACACACAATTTTTGCATGCTTAAGTCACACACTTTAACTTCCTTCAACATATTCTGAGAACTGCTTTAGGTTGAGGCCCTGATGTGTAAGGCAGACCACATTTTTTTCTCAGTTCCTTAATAGACCGTTTCATCAGGCGCATGCACCtggccctaagttaacttccTTTCTGTgtcgtgtatatcggtctggctgcggtgccttctacaaacgcagttaaagtagACTGAAGCTGGGCTCAGGTGGTTATGATGTGGGATGTTtttcacatacatttatttatttgagactCGCcatgattttaaaactgatcgattttccaaaaggcttcattgaataaatGTGAGCatgtactgcacgtttaataataataataataattccttaaatttatagatttaaatatcaacaggcacaggtgtttttatatcactgtatttctgaaggaagacttgcatgttaaaTGCCTGATAACGCAGCATT
The DNA window shown above is from Carassius auratus strain Wakin unplaced genomic scaffold, ASM336829v1 scaf_tig00027515, whole genome shotgun sequence and carries:
- the LOC113079237 gene encoding zinc finger protein 862-like; this translates as MLRKVLDSNTYMGVNLRHSDTSHMMANKDKLLDKLSDCMDNRFGDVGSGILSDTKIVSFQQWPDPENSADFGDSEVDRLTSHFKPILISSGVDVDLIADQWTIIKSCLYKEPQTLEKITWAEVRMLRETCPDFLDLVDLVLCMPASTADCERGFNVMKMVKSDWRSSLKCETLSDLLFVHLSSPSIKDFDPSTAV